One stretch of Gadus macrocephalus chromosome 12, ASM3116895v1 DNA includes these proteins:
- the atcaya gene encoding caytaxin isoform X1 produces the protein MGTTEARLSMENMEVKDEWQDEDFPKPLPEYGDMDPSCGLTDDRASPPHSLHVSASGGGGSSTHRKRRTLIAPDMNLSLDQSEGSLLSDDFLDTPDDLDINVDDLDTPDENDSLEFITNGNDLEWEDDAPVASAKAAPADGSGDVDDEGVGANGRLWRTVVIGEQEHRIDMQVIRPYLRVITHGGYYGEGLNAIIVFSACYLPDSSCSDYHYIMENLFLYVVSSLEMLVAEDYLIIYMNGATPRGKMPGISWLKKCYQMIDRRLRKNLKSLVIAHPTWFIRTVLAISRPFISVKFMNKIQYVHSLDELAEMVPMEHVQVPECVVQFDEERIKARRERLEQERRQQEQQQQSNPPQPAKKSDRPKSMISG, from the exons ATGGGCACTACCGAGGCTCGGCTGAGCATGGAGAACATGGAGGTAAAGGACGAGTGGCAGGATGAAGACTTCCCAAA GCCACTACCGGAGTACGGCGACATGGACCCCTCATGCGGCCTCACAGACGACCGAGCCT CCCCCCCACACTCTCTCCACGTCAGCGCCAGCGGTGGCGGCGGGTCCTCCACTCACCGCAAGCGGCGCACGCTGATCGCCCCGGACATGAACCTGTCCCTGGACCAGAGCGAGGGCTCCCTGCTGTCGGACGACTTCCTGGACACGCCGGACGACCTGGACATCAACGTGGACGACCTGGACACCCCAGACGAGAACGACTCGCTGGAGTTCATCACCAACGGCAACGACCTTGAATGGGAAG ACGATGCGCCGGTCGCCTCGGCCAAGGCGGCCCCCGCGGACGGCTCAGGGGACGTGGACGACGAGGGGGTGGGCGCCAACGGGCGTCTCTGGAGGACGGTGGTCATCGGGGAGCAGGAGCACCGGATCGACATGCAGGTCATCAGACCCTACCTCCGCGTCATCACCCACGGAG GTTACTATGGTGAGGGCTTGAACGCCATCATTGTGTTCTCGGCGTGCTACCTGCCAGACAGTAGCTGCTCAGACTACCACTACATCATGGAGAACCTCTTTCT GTATGTGGTGAGCAGTCTGGAGATGCTCGTGGCTGAAGACTATCTCATCATCTACATGAACGGAGCTACGCCCCGGGGCAAGATGCCAGGGATCAGCTGGCTGAAGAAGTGCTATCAGATGATTGACAGAAG GTTGAGGAAGAACCTCAAGTCTCTGGTCATCGCCCATCCGACTTGGTTCATCCGCACCGTGCTGGCCATCTCCAGACCATTCATCAg TGTTAAGTTCATGAATAAGATCCAGTATGTGCACAGTCTGGACGAGCTGGCAGAGATGGTTCCCATGGAGCACGTCCAGGTTCCAGAGTGCGTAGTGCA ATTTGATGAGGAGAGAATTAAAGCACGAAGAGAGAG gttggaGCAAGAGCGGAGACAACAAGAACAGCAACAGCAGTCAAACCCACCACAACCAGCTAAAAAGTCTGACAG GCCAAAGTCAATGATTTCGGGATAA
- the atcaya gene encoding caytaxin isoform X2 gives MDPSCGLTDDRASPPHSLHVSASGGGGSSTHRKRRTLIAPDMNLSLDQSEGSLLSDDFLDTPDDLDINVDDLDTPDENDSLEFITNGNDLEWEDDAPVASAKAAPADGSGDVDDEGVGANGRLWRTVVIGEQEHRIDMQVIRPYLRVITHGGYYGEGLNAIIVFSACYLPDSSCSDYHYIMENLFLYVVSSLEMLVAEDYLIIYMNGATPRGKMPGISWLKKCYQMIDRRLRKNLKSLVIAHPTWFIRTVLAISRPFISVKFMNKIQYVHSLDELAEMVPMEHVQVPECVVQFDEERIKARRERLEQERRQQEQQQQSNPPQPAKKSDRPKSMISG, from the exons ATGGACCCCTCATGCGGCCTCACAGACGACCGAGCCT CCCCCCCACACTCTCTCCACGTCAGCGCCAGCGGTGGCGGCGGGTCCTCCACTCACCGCAAGCGGCGCACGCTGATCGCCCCGGACATGAACCTGTCCCTGGACCAGAGCGAGGGCTCCCTGCTGTCGGACGACTTCCTGGACACGCCGGACGACCTGGACATCAACGTGGACGACCTGGACACCCCAGACGAGAACGACTCGCTGGAGTTCATCACCAACGGCAACGACCTTGAATGGGAAG ACGATGCGCCGGTCGCCTCGGCCAAGGCGGCCCCCGCGGACGGCTCAGGGGACGTGGACGACGAGGGGGTGGGCGCCAACGGGCGTCTCTGGAGGACGGTGGTCATCGGGGAGCAGGAGCACCGGATCGACATGCAGGTCATCAGACCCTACCTCCGCGTCATCACCCACGGAG GTTACTATGGTGAGGGCTTGAACGCCATCATTGTGTTCTCGGCGTGCTACCTGCCAGACAGTAGCTGCTCAGACTACCACTACATCATGGAGAACCTCTTTCT GTATGTGGTGAGCAGTCTGGAGATGCTCGTGGCTGAAGACTATCTCATCATCTACATGAACGGAGCTACGCCCCGGGGCAAGATGCCAGGGATCAGCTGGCTGAAGAAGTGCTATCAGATGATTGACAGAAG GTTGAGGAAGAACCTCAAGTCTCTGGTCATCGCCCATCCGACTTGGTTCATCCGCACCGTGCTGGCCATCTCCAGACCATTCATCAg TGTTAAGTTCATGAATAAGATCCAGTATGTGCACAGTCTGGACGAGCTGGCAGAGATGGTTCCCATGGAGCACGTCCAGGTTCCAGAGTGCGTAGTGCA ATTTGATGAGGAGAGAATTAAAGCACGAAGAGAGAG gttggaGCAAGAGCGGAGACAACAAGAACAGCAACAGCAGTCAAACCCACCACAACCAGCTAAAAAGTCTGACAG GCCAAAGTCAATGATTTCGGGATAA
- the mibp gene encoding muscle-specific beta 1 integrin binding protein isoform X1 has protein sequence MKYIIGIGGVTNGGKTTLTNKLIKSLPNCCVVHQDDFFKKPDQIEVGDDGFRQWDVITALDMDAMTNTIKGWVENPAKFARTHGVTVSNTSHMSGGEEQVHILIVEGFLLYNYQPLTEYFSKCYFISIPYQECKSRRSTRNYTVPDPPGLFDGHVWPMYLKHRTEMEDSPLTIEYVDGLATKEEMYTQVYEDIQNTLLNRL, from the exons ATGAAGTACATTATAGGAATTGGCGG TGTCACAAATGGTGGTAAAACCACTCTGACCAACAAACTGATCAAGTCCTTGCCCAACTGTTGTGTCGTGCACCAGGACGACTTTTTCAAG AAACCCGATCAGATAGAAGTCGGGGACGACGGATTTAGACAGTGGGATG tCATCACAGCCCTGGATATGGACGCCATGACCAACACCATCAAGGGCTGGGTGGAGAATCCGGCTAAGTTTGCCCGTACCCACGGTGTCACCGTGTCCAACACCTCCCACATGAGCGGCGGTGAGGAGCAGGTTCACATCCTGATCGTCGAGGGATTTCTACTGTACAACTACCa GCCCCTGACGGAGTATTTCAGCAAATGCTATTTCATCTCCATTCCATACCAGGAGTGCAAGAGCCGAAGGAG TACGAGGAATTACACCGTCCCGGACCCGCCGGGTTTGTTTGACGGCCATGTGTGGCCCATGTACCTGAAGCACAGGACTGAGATGGAGGACAGCCCGTTGACCATCG AGTATGTGGACGGTTTGGCTACGAAAGAGGAGATGTACACTCAGGTGTATGAAGATATACAGAACACCCTCCTCAATCGTTTATAG
- the mibp gene encoding muscle-specific beta 1 integrin binding protein isoform X2, with product MDAMTNTIKGWVENPAKFARTHGVTVSNTSHMSGGEEQVHILIVEGFLLYNYQPLTEYFSKCYFISIPYQECKSRRSTRNYTVPDPPGLFDGHVWPMYLKHRTEMEDSPLTIEYVDGLATKEEMYTQVYEDIQNTLLNRL from the exons ATGGACGCCATGACCAACACCATCAAGGGCTGGGTGGAGAATCCGGCTAAGTTTGCCCGTACCCACGGTGTCACCGTGTCCAACACCTCCCACATGAGCGGCGGTGAGGAGCAGGTTCACATCCTGATCGTCGAGGGATTTCTACTGTACAACTACCa GCCCCTGACGGAGTATTTCAGCAAATGCTATTTCATCTCCATTCCATACCAGGAGTGCAAGAGCCGAAGGAG TACGAGGAATTACACCGTCCCGGACCCGCCGGGTTTGTTTGACGGCCATGTGTGGCCCATGTACCTGAAGCACAGGACTGAGATGGAGGACAGCCCGTTGACCATCG AGTATGTGGACGGTTTGGCTACGAAAGAGGAGATGTACACTCAGGTGTATGAAGATATACAGAACACCCTCCTCAATCGTTTATAG